The Streptomyces sp. NBC_00510 genomic interval GAAGCGTCCGTGCTCGGCGATCGCGGTGCGGGTGAACAGGTGGTTGCCGATGCACACGATCAGCTGCAGCGGGTCCAGCGACAGTGCGGAGACCGCACTGGCCGTCATGCCCACGGGGGTGCTTGCGGTCCGCGTGGTGATGACGCTGACCCCGGTGGCCAGGCGTCCCATCGTGGCGCGGAAGGCGACGGTCATGTCGAGGGTTTCAGTCATGGGAGACCTCCGGGAAGGAGTGTGCCGAGCCCTGGTGGACGTGGTGAACTGTGCGCCGCCACCTGTTAATAGGAGGGAAACCGCAGTGTGGCCGGGGGTTCACGGCTCATCGGCGCAGCCGCTCGACCAGGCGTCTCATCTCTTCCGACGGGCGCACGCCGAGATCGGCCATGGCCCGCAGGTAACCCCGGTACAGCTCGATGAGTTCGTCGTCGTCCCCGGCCGCCTCGGCGCCGGCCAGCGCCAGCCGCCAGGCCTGCTCACGGTACGGATCACGTTCCAGCGCCGCTCCCGCCAGCTCCCGCGTCTCACGGATCCGGCCCAGGCGCAGGGCGACGGCGCCGGCGTCGACCTGCGCCTGGATGAGCGCGGCCGCCAGTTCCTCGCGCCGGGCGTCCAGCCACGGTGTGGACACGCCCTCGAAGTACGGGCCGCGCCCCGCGGTCCGCAGCGCCTGCAGCAGGGTGTGGAACCGGTGCTCGCCGTCCTGCCTGCCGGCCTCGGCCAGCAGCCGCCGGAAGGTGCCCGAGGAGCCCGCCGCGGACACCTCGGGCGTCAGCCGGTAGACGTCACCGTCCTGCAGGAGCGCCAGACCTTCCGGAAGCACCTCCCGCAGCCGGTACACCGCCTGCCGCAGGTAGCTGCGCCCCGCGGCGTCGCTCCGGCCGGGGAACAAGGCGCTCAGCAGCAGCGGGCGCCGCGCGGTCGCGGCGGGCCTGGCCAGCAGGAACGCCAGCAGCTCGGTGCTCTTGGCCAGGCGCGGGTGCACCTCCCGCCCGTCCACGGACAGCCGGACCGCCCCGAACTCCTCGAGGACCAGACGCGGTGCGGCGGGGGTGCTGAGCGCCGGGCCGGAGGACCGCGCCGCCACCAGCTCGTGCCAGGGCGAGGAGTGCGAGGGCTCGGCGTCGGCCCTGCGCACGGCGACCGCCGGCATGTCGTCCAGCGCCTGCAGCAGCAGATGGCGGCCGCCTTGGGCGGCGGCCACCCCCAGGGCCAGGTCGGCCGCGGCGTCCGCGGCCTCCATGTCACCGGCGCGCCACATCGCCTCGCTCAAGTAGACCGCTGCGGTGGGCAGTTCCAGCAGCCGGTCGCCCGCGGTCATGTCGGCGACCGCGTCGGCCAGTTGGCGGGCCGCCTCCTGGTCCCGGCCCGCCAGGAGCAGTTGCAGGCCGCGCCACGTGCCGGACAGTTCTCCGGTGAAGGCGTAGCGGGCGCTGCCCCGACGGCCGGCCGCAGTCAGCGCCCGGGCGGCCCGCGCCAGGTCGCGGTCGAGCCGCAGCGCGAGCTTGGCCTCCAGCAGCAGGCTGAGGATCTCGTACACGCGGGAGCCGGTCGCGGCGATGGCCGGGCGCCCGGCCGCCAGCGCGGCCCAGGCCTCCTCGCGCCGTCCGAGGTCGGCCATCAGCTCCACGTCGTCGATGGCGGTCAGCCACACCGGCCGGGGGCCGTCCCCGAGGGACGCGTACATCTCGCCGGCCTGGGAGATGCGGCCGGTCGCGCGGAGCGCGGCGACGGTCCACGGGGCGCCGGTCGCCCGGCGCCAGGCACCGCGCGGGGCGGGATCGTCCTGGAGCTCGGCGAGCCGTCCGCCCATGTAGGCGATCCGCATCAGCATGACCTCGACCGGGCCCGCGGCGTCGGCCCGCAGGTGCGGGAGCGGGGTGAGGGGGCCGCCGTCCGCCAGCGACATGAGGGCGGCGGCGATGTCGCGGTGGCGGCCGGGGGGCATCACCTGCAGCATCCGCCGGGCCTCGTCGAGCCTGCCCGCGTGCCAGAAGCACCACACCAGCAGCGCCAGGTCCTCGCTGCCGCCGGGCTGTTCGGGCAGCCGGCCCCACCAGGACCGTCCGTGGTGGTCGGCCAGCCGCAGCCCGCGCCAGCACTGCTCACGGCCGAACGCGACGCGCAGCGCGGCGGACGCCAGCCCCGGGGCGGGCGGCCCGGGCACCGGCCGCATCCGGTCGAGCCAGCTCTCGGCCGTGGTCAGGTCCAGCCGGTCCAGGATGCCGGGCAGGACCTGTTCTGCGGCGCGCCGGGCGGCCGCCGACTCCCCGGCCATCAGCAGTTCGGTGACGGCGTCCTCGTGACGGCCCGCCGTCTCCAGCAATGCGGCGTGCCGGCGTCTCAGCTCGCGCCGGGCGCCCTCCTCCATGGCATCGGCGCGTTTGCGCAGGTACTGACGGAACCGTGGCAGCGCCCGCATGCAGGTGCCGTCGCGGGACCAGGTCAGCGGCAGCCGGCGGTGGCGGAGGGAGGCCATGACCCGGTCCGGCCCGTACAGCCCCAGCGCGTTGGCGGACTCGGCGGTCACCTCGTCCAGCACGCTGGTGGCCACGAGCAGCGCCGTCTCGTTCTCGGTGAGTTGCCGCAGCAGGTCGGAGGAGAGCAGGTCGAGTCTGCCCGGCGCGGCCGCGGGGTCCGTGGCCCACCAGTCGTGCAGGACACCGGTGACCCAGCCCCCGGTGGTCCGCACCCGGGAGTGCGCCTGGCCGTCCTGCCCGGTGCGACGCAGGGCGCGGGCCGCCTCGGAGACGTCGAAGGCGAGGTCGGTGTCGTCGAGGAACGCCACGCGATGGACGTCAGCGAGCCCTCCGACGCCCTGGGGCGGCTCCGCGCGCGTGACGAGCACCAGCCGCAGCCCCCGCGGCGGTTCCACGACGAGCGCGGTGAGCGCCTCCTCGGCCGTGGACCGGCCCGCGACGTGCTCCAGCCCGTCGACCACGAGCACGGGCGGCCCCGCGCCGGCGGCGGACACCGCCTCCGCCAGACGGGCGCGGAGCACCTCACCGGTGCCGTCCCCGGCGGGGAGCCCGCCCAGGGGGATCCAGGCGGCCGGGCCCGGCAGGGCCCGTGCCGCCTGGAGCACCGCGGTGGTCTTGCCCGCCCCGGCGGAGGCCGCGACGACCAGCACCGGATGACCCGCCAGCGCCTGAAGGATGCGGCGGGTCACCCGCGGCCGGGGCACGACGTGCGCCGGCAGGTCCGGCAGGGCCGGGCGCCGCCCGTCAGGAAGGCCGTGGGTCATGAGCCGACCGTCCCGGCTCGAGCACGAAGGTGTGACGGAGCAGCGTGTACGGCTGGTCGGTCCGCGTGCCGTACGGACCGGTGCCGGCCGGGTGGCTCGCGTACTGCGTCACCAGCGACTGCTTGACGCCGAAGACCGGGTCCTGGTCGAGGTACAGGTCGTCGGAGGGGAACAGCATCGTGGTCACGCGCTGGAACCCCTCGGCGGCGATCATGACGTGCAGATGCGCCGGCCGCATCACGGACCGGCCGGTGGCCCGCATCATCTCGCCCACCGGACCGTCGTCGGGGATGGGGTAGCTCGACGGGCGGATCGAACGGAAGCGGAAGCGCCCCTCGCCGTCGGTGCGCAGCAGGGCGCGCATGGCCGGGTCGGACAGGCCGGGGACGTCCACGTCGTAGTGGCCGTCCGCGTCGCTGTGCCAGACGTCGATCTCCGCGTTCGCGACCGGCGCGCCGTGGTCGTCGGTCACCAGTCCCTCGAAGAACAAGGGCGTGCCCGGCAGCCCCTCGGAGATGTCGGCGCCGTCGGCCGCCTGCGGGCGGTCGTCACGGAAGAAGGGACCGAGGACGCTGTTCTGCGTCGATCCCTGCGCCCGCCGGTTGCCGAGCGCGTCGACCAGCATCGTGATCCCCAGCACGTCGGACAGCAGGATGAACTCCTGCCGCGTGGAGGTGCACTTCTGCCCCGTACGCGTGAGGAAGTCCACGCCGCGTGCCCACTCCTGCTCGGTCAGGCCGGTCTCACGGACGAAGTCGTGCGCGTGCCGGACCAGGCACTCGAGGATCTCGGCGAGGCGGTCGTCCTTCGCGCCGCTGACCGTGGAGACGACGGCCTCGGTGATGGTGGAATCGGTGAGGTCACGCATGACGGGCTCCCGTCGGGTCGGAGGAATGGTCGGAAGCGGCCCGGCGCGGCGGTTCGCCCGCCCAGGCCCGTTGCAGGAGGTCGCGCACGGCGTCCCGCCGCACCGGCCGCGGATTCCAGTAGCCGTCCCGGACGATCAGGTCGGCGGCCTCGCCGATGCCCGACTCGGGCATGCCGAGGTCACGCAGCGCCCGGGGCGCGCCGATGCCGCCCGCGAAGCCGAAGACCGCCGTGGCGGGGTCGGCGCCGGGCAGCGCCCGGCCGATCCGGGCCATGGCCGCCCCGGCCGCCGGGGCGTTGTACGCGATGACGTGCGGCAGCACGACGGCGTGGGTCTCCGCGTGCGGCAGGCCGAAGGAACCGCCCAGGACATGGCACACCTTGTGGTGCAGGGCCATGCCGACGGTGCCCAGACAGGTCCCCGCCAGCCAGGCCCCGTACAGCGCGGCGGCGCGCGCCTCGGTGTCCGCGGGATCCCGGAGGATCGCCGGCAGGGCCGCGGCCAGGGCGTCCAGGGCTTCACCGGCGGTGAGGAAGGCGAGCGGGTCGCCGTCCTGGGCGTACAGCGCCTCCACGGCGTGCGCCATGGCGTTGAGCCCGCTGACCGCGGCGACGTGCGGGGGCAGGGTCATGGTGAGGTCGACGTCGTACACGACCGTGTCGAGCAGGATCTCCGGCAGCCGCCGGGTGGTCTTCGCACCGCCCTGGGTCTCGCCCAGGATCGGGGTCATCTCCGAACCCGCGTAGGTGGTGGGAAGGGCGAGCTGCGGCAGCCCGGTGCGCAGCGCGACGGCCTTGCCGAGCCCGATGGCCGAGCCGCCGCCCACCGCGACCAGGCAGTCCGCGCCGGCCGCGCGGGCCGCGTCGACCGCCTTCTCGGTGACCGGTACGGGCGTGTGCGCGGCCGCCTGGTCGAACACCCCGGCGGCGACCGGGCCGAGGAGCCCGCTCACCTCCCGGGCCTGGTCGGTCTGGCCGGGGGTGCACAGCACGAGGGCCCGGCCGCGTCCCAGCGCCCTGACCTCGTCGGCGAGCCCCTTGCGCGTTCCGCTGCCGAAGACCACTTTCGTGATCTGTCCTCTATGCACGAACGACTTCATAGTTGCCCCTTGCACATTCTTTACCGGAAATGGAGTCTCATCGGCC includes:
- a CDS encoding hydroxyquinol 1,2-dioxygenase, whose translation is MRDLTDSTITEAVVSTVSGAKDDRLAEILECLVRHAHDFVRETGLTEQEWARGVDFLTRTGQKCTSTRQEFILLSDVLGITMLVDALGNRRAQGSTQNSVLGPFFRDDRPQAADGADISEGLPGTPLFFEGLVTDDHGAPVANAEIDVWHSDADGHYDVDVPGLSDPAMRALLRTDGEGRFRFRSIRPSSYPIPDDGPVGEMMRATGRSVMRPAHLHVMIAAEGFQRVTTMLFPSDDLYLDQDPVFGVKQSLVTQYASHPAGTGPYGTRTDQPYTLLRHTFVLEPGRSAHDPRPS
- a CDS encoding maleylacetate reductase, producing the protein MKSFVHRGQITKVVFGSGTRKGLADEVRALGRGRALVLCTPGQTDQAREVSGLLGPVAAGVFDQAAAHTPVPVTEKAVDAARAAGADCLVAVGGGSAIGLGKAVALRTGLPQLALPTTYAGSEMTPILGETQGGAKTTRRLPEILLDTVVYDVDLTMTLPPHVAAVSGLNAMAHAVEALYAQDGDPLAFLTAGEALDALAAALPAILRDPADTEARAAALYGAWLAGTCLGTVGMALHHKVCHVLGGSFGLPHAETHAVVLPHVIAYNAPAAGAAMARIGRALPGADPATAVFGFAGGIGAPRALRDLGMPESGIGEAADLIVRDGYWNPRPVRRDAVRDLLQRAWAGEPPRRAASDHSSDPTGARHA
- a CDS encoding transcriptional regulator — encoded protein: MTHGLPDGRRPALPDLPAHVVPRPRVTRRILQALAGHPVLVVAASAGAGKTTAVLQAARALPGPAAWIPLGGLPAGDGTGEVLRARLAEAVSAAGAGPPVLVVDGLEHVAGRSTAEEALTALVVEPPRGLRLVLVTRAEPPQGVGGLADVHRVAFLDDTDLAFDVSEAARALRRTGQDGQAHSRVRTTGGWVTGVLHDWWATDPAAAPGRLDLLSSDLLRQLTENETALLVATSVLDEVTAESANALGLYGPDRVMASLRHRRLPLTWSRDGTCMRALPRFRQYLRKRADAMEEGARRELRRRHAALLETAGRHEDAVTELLMAGESAAARRAAEQVLPGILDRLDLTTAESWLDRMRPVPGPPAPGLASAALRVAFGREQCWRGLRLADHHGRSWWGRLPEQPGGSEDLALLVWCFWHAGRLDEARRMLQVMPPGRHRDIAAALMSLADGGPLTPLPHLRADAAGPVEVMLMRIAYMGGRLAELQDDPAPRGAWRRATGAPWTVAALRATGRISQAGEMYASLGDGPRPVWLTAIDDVELMADLGRREEAWAALAAGRPAIAATGSRVYEILSLLLEAKLALRLDRDLARAARALTAAGRRGSARYAFTGELSGTWRGLQLLLAGRDQEAARQLADAVADMTAGDRLLELPTAAVYLSEAMWRAGDMEAADAAADLALGVAAAQGGRHLLLQALDDMPAVAVRRADAEPSHSSPWHELVAARSSGPALSTPAAPRLVLEEFGAVRLSVDGREVHPRLAKSTELLAFLLARPAATARRPLLLSALFPGRSDAAGRSYLRQAVYRLREVLPEGLALLQDGDVYRLTPEVSAAGSSGTFRRLLAEAGRQDGEHRFHTLLQALRTAGRGPYFEGVSTPWLDARREELAAALIQAQVDAGAVALRLGRIRETRELAGAALERDPYREQAWRLALAGAEAAGDDDELIELYRGYLRAMADLGVRPSEEMRRLVERLRR